A segment of the Streptomyces sp. XD-27 genome:
CGACTTGATGATCTTCGCCCGGGGGTCGAAGTTCTTGTAGACGCGGTGCCCGAAGCCCATGAGCTTCACGCCGTCTTCCTTGTTCTTCACCTTGCGGATGAAGGAGTCGACGTCGCTGCCCTCGGCCTTGATGCGCTCCAGCATCTCCAGCACGCTCTGGTTGGCGCCGCCGTGCAGGGGACCCCACAGGGCGCTGATCCCGGCCGAGATGGACGCGAACATGTTCGCCTGCGAGGAACCGACCAGGCGGACGGTCGAGGTCGAACAGTTCTGCTCGTGGTCGGCGTGCAGAATCAGCAGCTTGTCCAGCGCGCTGACCACGACCGGGTCCAGGTTGTACTCCGCGGCGGGCACCGAGAAGGTCATGCGGAGGAAGTTCTCCACGTACCCCAGGTCGTTGCGCGGGTAGACGATCGGGTGGCCGACCGACTTCTTGTACGCGTACGCCGCGATGGTCGGGAGCTTGGCGAGCAGCCGGACCGTCGACAGGTGGCGCTGCTTCTCGTCGAACGGGTTGTGGCTGTCCTGGTAGAACGTCGACAGGGCGCTGACCACGGAGGACAGCATCGCCATCGGGTGGGCGTCACGCGGGAAGCCGTCGTAGAACCGCTTCACGTCCTCGTGCAGCAGCGTGTGCGTCGTGATCTCTTCGCGGAACGTCGAGAGCTGGTCGACCGTCGGCAGCTCGCCGTTGATCAGCAGGAACGCCGTCTCCAGGAAGGTGCTGCGCTCGGCGAGCTGCTCGATCGGATAGCCGCGGTAGCGCAGAATGCCCTGCTCGCCGTCGAGGTAGGTGATCGCGGATTTATACGCTGCGGTGTTGCCGTATCCCGAGTCCAGGGTCACCAGACCGGTCTGAGCGCGGAGCTTGCTGATATCGAAGCCCTTGTCGCCGACAGTGCTGTCGACCACCGGGTAGGTGTATTCGCCGTCCCCGTACCGCAGTACTACAGAGTTGTCACTCACGTCATCCCTCACCGACGTCTGGTTCTCTTCTTCGAGGTGCCCTGACACCCCCTACCTTCCCCCATTTGGACGATGAACGTGCACTCGGGGTCGGCCGAAGGGCCTATCTGCGGCACTCAGTGCCGCTGTCAAGGCCATCCTGCCCCCTTCGTCACTGTTCGGAAACCCTTCCGACACGGATGCCACCGCCGATCCGGTGATCCAATGCCGTACACCGGCGGCCCGCGGAGACCGTGCGCACCGCCTGGCCGAGCGCCCGCCGGGAGCCGACAAGTACGACGAGGTGCTTTGCCCTGGTCACGGCCGTATACAGCAGATTGCGCTGGAGCATCATCCAGGCGCCGGTGGTCACCGGGATCACCACCGCCGGGTACTCGCTGCCCTGGGAGCGATGGATCGTCACGGCGTAGGCGTGCGCCAGCTCGTCCAGTTCGTCGAAGTCGTACCCGACCTCCTCGTCCTCGTCGGTCAGCACGGTCAGCCGCTGCTCGTCGTTGTCGAGGTCCGTGACGACGCCGACCGTGCCGTTGAAGACGCCGTTCGCACCCTTTTCGTAGTTGTTCCTGATCTGCGTGACCTTGTCCCCTACGCGGAAGATGCGGCCGCCGAAGCGCCGTTCGGGCAGGTCGGGACGGGCGGGGGTGATGGCCTGCTGGAGCAGTCCGTTGAGGGTGCCCGCGCCCGCCGGGCCGCGGTGCATCGGGGCCAGCACCTGGACGTCGCGGCGCGGGTCGAGGCCGAACTTCGCCGGGATCCGGCGGGCCGCCACGTCCACCGTGAGTCGCCCGGCCTCCTCGGTGTCCTCCTCGGCGAAGAGGAAGAAGTCCGCCATGCCCTCGGCGACCGGGAGCACCCCGGAGTTGATGCGGTGGGCGTTGGTGACCACCCCGGACTGCTGAGCCTGCCGGAAGATCCGGGTCAGCCGCACCGCCGGCACCGGTCCGCCCTCCGCCAGCAGGTCCCGCAGCACCTCCCCCGCGCCGACCGACGGGAGCTGGTCCACATCGCCCACCAGCAGCAGGTGCGCACCCGGCGGCACCGCCTTGACCAGCTTGTTGGCGAGCAGCAGATCGAGCATGGACGCCTCGTCCACCACCACCAGATCGGCGTCCAGCGGGCGGTCCCTGTCGTACGCCGCGTCCCCGCCGGGCTTGAGCTCCAGCAGCCGGTGCACGGTGGAGGCGTCCGCTCCGGTCAGCTCGGCGAGCCGCTTGGCGGCCCGCCCGGTGGGGGCCGCCAGCACCACCTTGGCCTTCTTGGCGCGGGCGAGCTCCACCACGGACCGCACCGTGAAGGACTTGCCGCAGCCCGGACCGCCGGTGAGCACCGCGACCTTCTCGGTGAGCGCGAGCTTGACCGCGTCCCGCTGCTCCGGGGCGAGGTCCGCGCCGGTGCGCGCGGCCAGCCAGCTCAGCGCCTTGTCCCAGGCCACGTCCTGGAAGACCGGCATCCGGTCCTCCTCGGTGCGCAGCAGCCGCAGCAGCTGCCCGGCGAGGGAGACCTCGGCACGGTGGAACGGGACGAGGTAGACGGCGGTGACGGGCTCCTCGCCGTCTCCGCCGGGCAGCGTCTCGCGGACCACGCCCTCGGGGTCCTGCGCCAGCTCGCCGAGGCAGTCGATGACCAGCCCGGTGTCGACCTGGAGCAACTTCACCGCGTCCGCGATCAGTTGCTCCTCGGGCAGATAGCAGTGGCCGCTGTCGGTCGACTGGGACAGCGCGTACTGCAAGCCCGCCTTGACCCGGTCGGGGCTGTCATGCGGGATGCCCACCGACTGGGCGATCTTGTCGGCGGTGAGGAACCCGATGCCCCATACGTCGGCCGCCAGCCGGTACGGCTCGTTCCTGACCACCGAGATGGAGGCGTCACCGTACTTCTTGTAGATCCGCACGGCGATGGAGGTGGAGACGCCGACGCCCTGGAGGAAGACCATGACCTCCTTGATCGCCTTCTGCTCCTCCCATGCCGCGCCGATCATCCTGGTGCGCTTGGGGCCGAGGCCGGGAACCTCGACCAGCCGCTGCGGCTCGCGTTCGATGACATCGAGGGTGTCGACGCCGAAGTGCTCGGTGATCCGGTCGGCGATCCGCGGGCCGATGCCCTTGATCAGCCCGGAGCCGAGGTACCGGCGGATGCCCTGGACGGTGGCGGGCAGCACGGTGGTGTAGTTCTCGACGGTGAACTGCCTGCCGTACTGCGGGTGGGAGCCCCAGCGGCCCTCCATGCGCAGCGACTCGCCCGGCTGCGCCCCGAGCAGCGAGCCGACGACGGTCAGCAGGTCGCCGGAGCCGCGGCCGGTGTCGACGCGCGCGACCGTGTAGCCGTTCTCCTCATTGGCGTAGGTGATCCGCTCCAGGACCCCTTCCACCACCGCGAGTTTGAGCAT
Coding sequences within it:
- a CDS encoding citrate synthase, with product MSDNSVVLRYGDGEYTYPVVDSTVGDKGFDISKLRAQTGLVTLDSGYGNTAAYKSAITYLDGEQGILRYRGYPIEQLAERSTFLETAFLLINGELPTVDQLSTFREEITTHTLLHEDVKRFYDGFPRDAHPMAMLSSVVSALSTFYQDSHNPFDEKQRHLSTVRLLAKLPTIAAYAYKKSVGHPIVYPRNDLGYVENFLRMTFSVPAAEYNLDPVVVSALDKLLILHADHEQNCSTSTVRLVGSSQANMFASISAGISALWGPLHGGANQSVLEMLERIKAEGSDVDSFIRKVKNKEDGVKLMGFGHRVYKNFDPRAKIIKSAAHDVLSALGKSDELLDIALKLEEHALADDYFVERKLYPNVDFYTGLIYRAMGFPTEMFTVLFALGRLPGWIAQWHEMIKEPGSRIGRPRQIYTGVVERDFVPVEQR
- a CDS encoding ATP-dependent RecD-like DNA helicase; amino-acid sequence: MLKLAVVEGVLERITYANEENGYTVARVDTGRGSGDLLTVVGSLLGAQPGESLRMEGRWGSHPQYGRQFTVENYTTVLPATVQGIRRYLGSGLIKGIGPRIADRITEHFGVDTLDVIEREPQRLVEVPGLGPKRTRMIGAAWEEQKAIKEVMVFLQGVGVSTSIAVRIYKKYGDASISVVRNEPYRLAADVWGIGFLTADKIAQSVGIPHDSPDRVKAGLQYALSQSTDSGHCYLPEEQLIADAVKLLQVDTGLVIDCLGELAQDPEGVVRETLPGGDGEEPVTAVYLVPFHRAEVSLAGQLLRLLRTEEDRMPVFQDVAWDKALSWLAARTGADLAPEQRDAVKLALTEKVAVLTGGPGCGKSFTVRSVVELARAKKAKVVLAAPTGRAAKRLAELTGADASTVHRLLELKPGGDAAYDRDRPLDADLVVVDEASMLDLLLANKLVKAVPPGAHLLLVGDVDQLPSVGAGEVLRDLLAEGGPVPAVRLTRIFRQAQQSGVVTNAHRINSGVLPVAEGMADFFLFAEEDTEEAGRLTVDVAARRIPAKFGLDPRRDVQVLAPMHRGPAGAGTLNGLLQQAITPARPDLPERRFGGRIFRVGDKVTQIRNNYEKGANGVFNGTVGVVTDLDNDEQRLTVLTDEDEEVGYDFDELDELAHAYAVTIHRSQGSEYPAVVIPVTTGAWMMLQRNLLYTAVTRAKHLVVLVGSRRALGQAVRTVSAGRRCTALDHRIGGGIRVGRVSEQ